The following is a genomic window from Spartobacteria bacterium.
CGTTAGTAGCGCACGTCCGGATCTGTGCCGGAGGCTGTACGTTGTGCTTGTGCAATGATATGCGCAACAACATAATACAGGCTTTACGGCGACATTTAATAGAGGTTCTTCGGATGCTCATGAGGCACTCATGAGGCGTGTGGTGGGCTTTACGGGGGTGAAGGTGTTAACCTATGCGTTGGTGACGAATCACATTCATATATTAGTAGAAGAACCGGATTGCAGGGTTGAAATCGGGGATGATGAGTTACTGGAACGGTTGATGTGTTTGTATGGAGAGGTGGGTGTTCGGGAAATTACAGAGCGCTGGGAGCTGTGGCTGGAATGTGGTGAAGGTGATGCGGTAGAGGAGGATAAGGATGGAATGGCTTTGCAGACGATTGCGGCGTATGTCGAGATGAATCCGGTGAGGGCCGGACTAGTGGATGATCCGAAAGCATATCGTTTTTGTGGTTTTGGTGAGGCAATGGGATATGTTGCGCGAAAAGATGAGAGTGCGTACAAAATTGACGAAATTTGAGTGCTTGCTATGTCGGTGTCGGTATTTTTCACATGGACAAGTGATCGGGCGCAGGGAATTTGTGGAGGAATTCTTTGCGGAGCATCGCGACTATTTCGGGCCGAGGCGGAAATATGGCCGGAAAAAGGTGCGTGATGGATTTGGGGATCTGTTTGCTATTCGTGAGGTGAGGCAGGGGAGAAAAAATGGTGTTTGACTACAAACAGAATAGAGCGGTGACGCGTTGTGCGCGTTTAAATCATTTTTTAGGATCGAATCTCACTTAATTCAAGTGGCCACCATGACAGTGATTTCACAACCCTTGTAATCATCGTCCTTTTGTGGGGACTGAGCATTTTTAGACAAATCCGGGCACGCGAAGCCGATGATGAACGGCTCGTGCCAGTAGCGTCAGGATGCTCACTAAGAGCAGGTAAACAGCTGCCGCAAAGAGGTATCCACTGGAAAAACAGAAGTTTTGTGCCGTGAAATTCTGGATGAATGAAAGAAACCCTTCAAACTGAATAAGAAAAGCCACCGAACTGTCCTTCAAATTATTGATGCACTGACTGACCAGTCCCGGAACGGCATAGCGAAGGGATTGGGGAAGAATCAGAAATAGATACATCTGGCGATTGGTATAGCCCATGGCTTTGGCGGCCGTCAGCTCATGGGAATCGATGGCGTTGTACCCGCTACTAAGATAACGGGCATTATAGGCTGAAACATTCAGTGTGAAGCCGATGAAAGATGTGGTGAACGGGGAGAGATCCCAACCGATGGTGGGAAGTCCATAATACATTAGAAATAGCAGGGCGATGAGTGGTGTTCCGATAAAAAACGAAATAAAGGCACTCGCACAAAGTCGAATCCAGCGCTTTGGTTGGGTTTGCAGATAAAGTAAAAACATGCCGCCGAGCAGTCCCGACACGGTGATGCACGCCGATAATATGATCGTCCACTTGATGCCGCTGAGCAGCGACGGCCATTCGCTCCATAATTCCTGAAAAAAAAGACTCATACGTGTTAGCTTTCCCTCGACATCTGAAAGAAGTTGCGAATCCGTTGGTCTTCGGTCTGCTGATAGAGCAGTTCCGGTAGTTGTTCTGTGAGGATAACCCCGTGATCAATGAAAATAATCCGGTCGCATACAAATTTAGCAAAATGGGGATCGTGGGTTACGCACAGCATCGTGACATCATCGAGAAACAGCTTGTTGATGATGACGGAGACCTCACGGGACAGTTCGGGATCAAGTGCACTGGTGGGTTCATCGAAAAGAATAACTTTCGGATCCATAGCCAGAGCACGCGCAATGGCTACACGCTGCTGCTGTCCCCCTGAAAGTTGCGCTGGGTATTTGTGACGATGATCAAACATGTCGACCCGGTGCAACTCTTGTTCCGCCCGAGTATAGGCCTCTTTGCGTGGCATTTTGAGAATTTTGATGAGTGCCAATGCAACATTGTGCAGTGCATCCAGGTGTTTAAACAGAGCAAACTGCTGAAACACAAAGCCAATTTCACGGCGCACAAGTCGTTCATCCGTATACGGAGCGGTAATATCCTTCCCGTTCAAAAGAATATTCCCGGAAGTCGGTTTTTGCAGAAGGTTTAGACAGCGGAGAATGGTCGATTTACCGCTGCCGGAGGGCCCCATGATGACTTTGACCTCGCCGCGATGGAGTGTGAAATTGATATCATTGAGCACGGTTTTCCCATCGAATTGCATGGTTAGATGTTGTACGTCCAATAATGGGGTCATGACGATTTCTCCTCGAATCCGGGAATATGATGACGGCGATACAGGGCGTGAAATAATCCGCTGCATCCGAGATAAAGGGCAAAGAACAACAGGGCTGCTGCGGTGTAAACGGGCAGTCCTTTTGACGTTACGGCGGTAATGGCATGGGTTTCTTTTAAAATTTCAGGCACACCGGCGATATATGCGAAGGGCGAGGACTTCAGCACGGCAGTGAATTCATTGATCAACCCCGGAACGGCCAGTCGCCACATTTGCGGCATCAGAATAGAGATGAAAACACGTGTTTTAGACATGCCCAGTGCCAACCCTGCCTCCATTTGTATACTTCCAATGGAATTTAAAGCCCCTCGCAGCACTTCGCAGATATAGGCGGCGGCAATCGTACCCAGACAGGTCACCACAGTAAGAAATGGCGGAGTGATAATGCCCAGTTGAGGTAGTCCATACATGGCCATGAAAATGACGACCAAAGGTGGAACGCTTTGGATCGAATAGACTGTACATCGCAAAATGATGCGCACGTATTTCCCGGCCATGGCATGCGCCACCGTTAAAAGAAGTCCCCCGATGAGGCCGAAAAGCATGCTGCACAAAGTGATCAACAGGGTGTTGACTGCACCGCTCGCCAAAAGGCGCACTATATTCAAAAAATCGAACATCTTGTGCCGGTTTGTTACTTCATATAGCGGTCAATAATGGCTTGAATCTGTGTTTTGTTCTCTTCCAGAAACTGATTGAACTCGTCCCGCATAGGGGAGTCTTTCGGGAAGGCAAACCCAAATTTGTCATCCTCTTCCAGTGTAAATAAGGTCGTGATGTCATAAATGCCCTTTTGAAGCTGATCCGCCATAACCAGGGAGTCCATAAAAGCTCCGTCAATTTTTCTGTTACCCAGGTCGGCCAGAAGCTCGTTGTACGAAGGATATTGTTTCAGATTGCTGTACGTGTAGGCCGCAGCATAGGTGTTTTTAATCAAATCACCAAAATACATTCCGCGCACAAAGCCCAGTTTGTACTTCTTCCAGTCAGCTGTAGAATTCATGACGATGCCGGAGTCTTTGATGCCCGCAATAATGAGAACATTGATCATGTAGGGAACCGAAAAACTCATGACTTCTTTGCGTTTTTCAGTGATAGAAATTCCGGAGAACGCCACATCCACGCGTTTTGAAATTACAGACCCCAGCATGCCGGCCCAGTCATAAGCGGTCATCTCCAGTTCGTAGCCCTTGCTTTCGCAGAACGCCGTAAAAATATCCACGTCGATACCGGTATATTCTTTTTCTTTCTGGAAACAATTTGGAGGAGATGTTGGACATATCGCAGCCTTAATGATTTTTTTCGGTGAGTTTGTGGAGGTTTTTGAGTCGGAATCGGTAGCCTCATTACAACCAGCCAGCATACATGCACACATAATCAGAAGTCCCAAACGTATCATCGTATTTCCGTCTCCGTTATTACCTTGTTTTCATGCAGATAGTCATAAGGTCATCATCCATATAACAATGGGCAAAACATGCAAGGAGAAATTCTTTTTATATATAAAGGGACATACCAATAAATAGTATATTGTTGACAGATGTGGTGTTTTCTGATGGGATGGACGCATGAGAAGACGACGAATAAAGCGAGATGGACTGGCGTATTATCATTTGATTAATCGGATGACGATGCGGTTGATGTTGTTGGGGGATGAAGAAAAGGAGGTTCTTCGTAGATTGATTAGGAGGGTCGAGGGGTTTACGGGGGTGAGGGTTTTGACGTATGCGTTGATGACAAATCATATTCATATTCTGGTGGAGGAGCCGGAGAGGGGGATGGAAGTTGGGGATACGGAGTTGATGGAGCGGTTGCTGTGTTTGTATGGGGAGGTTGGCGTCAGGGAGATTGTTGAACGTTGGGACTTGTGGGGGGCACGTGGTGAAATGGATGCGGTGGAGGAGGATAAGGCTCGTTTTCGTAGGCGGATGCATGACATTTCGGAGTTTATGAAGCAGATTAAACAGCGTTTTACGTGTTGGTATCATCGTACACATGGAACGAAGGGTGGATTGTGGCAGGATCGTTTTAAAAGTGTGTTGGTGGAGGATGGTGCAGCGTTACGTACGATGGCGGCGTATATTGAGATGAATCCAGTGAGGGCGGGGCTTGTGTCTGATCCAAAGGCGTATCGCTTTTGTGGCTTTGGTGAGGCGATGGAAGGAGGAGTGCTTGCGAGAAGGGGGATTGAACGGGTTGCACAGGAAATAGAGCGGGGTGAAGGCTGGGAAATGGTTTCTCAATCGTATTTTGAGCATGTGCTGATGTATGAAGAGGTTCGGAATAACCGCAATTTGGTGTATATGGATCAGGATTTATTGCGTGAAAAGATGAGGCGGCGGACAACGTTGACCAAGTTTGAGCGTTTGATGTGTCGGTGTCGTTATTATTCACATGGTCAAGTGGTGGGAAGTCGGGAATTTGTGGAGGAGTTCTTTGCGGAAAACCGTGATTATTTTGGTCCGAGGCGTAAGCAGGGGCGGAAAAAGATTCGTGATGGTTTGGGGGATTTATTTGCGATTCGTGAGGTTCGACTGGATTAATATCTATTGGGGTGTTGATGATCTTTCCGAATCTCCGGCTCGTAATTTTATGAACTCTTGCTTTTTTTGGGTGTCAGTACTAGCATTCCTACAACTAGTTTTACGTCATGATTAAAGTTATATGGGGTTGCTGTATGAGTTTCACGAATAGAATGCATTGCTTTTCAGCGTTTAAATGGGTGAAAACGCTGTTTTCAGAAAGTTCCAATCATTGGAACTTTTTTTTGGAAAAGTTCCAACCATTGGAACTTTTTGCGGGAAGGCGCAGGGGCATAAATCAAAAAGT
Proteins encoded in this region:
- a CDS encoding amino acid ABC transporter permease, with protein sequence MSLFFQELWSEWPSLLSGIKWTIILSACITVSGLLGGMFLLYLQTQPKRWIRLCASAFISFFIGTPLIALLFLMYYGLPTIGWDLSPFTTSFIGFTLNVSAYNARYLSSGYNAIDSHELTAAKAMGYTNRQMYLFLILPQSLRYAVPGLVSQCINNLKDSSVAFLIQFEGFLSFIQNFTAQNFCFSSGYLFAAAVYLLLVSILTLLARAVHHRLRVPGFV
- a CDS encoding amino acid ABC transporter permease; protein product: MFDFLNIVRLLASGAVNTLLITLCSMLFGLIGGLLLTVAHAMAGKYVRIILRCTVYSIQSVPPLVVIFMAMYGLPQLGIITPPFLTVVTCLGTIAAAYICEVLRGALNSIGSIQMEAGLALGMSKTRVFISILMPQMWRLAVPGLINEFTAVLKSSPFAYIAGVPEILKETHAITAVTSKGLPVYTAAALLFFALYLGCSGLFHALYRRHHIPGFEEKSS
- a CDS encoding amino acid ABC transporter substrate-binding protein; translated protein: MIRLGLLIMCACMLAGCNEATDSDSKTSTNSPKKIIKAAICPTSPPNCFQKEKEYTGIDVDIFTAFCESKGYELEMTAYDWAGMLGSVISKRVDVAFSGISITEKRKEVMSFSVPYMINVLIIAGIKDSGIVMNSTADWKKYKLGFVRGMYFGDLIKNTYAAAYTYSNLKQYPSYNELLADLGNRKIDGAFMDSLVMADQLQKGIYDITTLFTLEEDDKFGFAFPKDSPMRDEFNQFLEENKTQIQAIIDRYMK
- a CDS encoding amino acid ABC transporter ATP-binding protein; the protein is MTPLLDVQHLTMQFDGKTVLNDINFTLHRGEVKVIMGPSGSGKSTILRCLNLLQKPTSGNILLNGKDITAPYTDERLVRREIGFVFQQFALFKHLDALHNVALALIKILKMPRKEAYTRAEQELHRVDMFDHRHKYPAQLSGGQQQRVAIARALAMDPKVILFDEPTSALDPELSREVSVIINKLFLDDVTMLCVTHDPHFAKFVCDRIIFIDHGVILTEQLPELLYQQTEDQRIRNFFQMSRES
- a CDS encoding transposase, which gives rise to MRRRRIKRDGLAYYHLINRMTMRLMLLGDEEKEVLRRLIRRVEGFTGVRVLTYALMTNHIHILVEEPERGMEVGDTELMERLLCLYGEVGVREIVERWDLWGARGEMDAVEEDKARFRRRMHDISEFMKQIKQRFTCWYHRTHGTKGGLWQDRFKSVLVEDGAALRTMAAYIEMNPVRAGLVSDPKAYRFCGFGEAMEGGVLARRGIERVAQEIERGEGWEMVSQSYFEHVLMYEEVRNNRNLVYMDQDLLREKMRRRTTLTKFERLMCRCRYYSHGQVVGSREFVEEFFAENRDYFGPRRKQGRKKIRDGLGDLFAIREVRLD